One Salarias fasciatus chromosome 22, fSalaFa1.1, whole genome shotgun sequence DNA segment encodes these proteins:
- the ahdc1 gene encoding AT-hook DNA-binding motif-containing protein 1 isoform X1: MSGLSDHLHSGQTGTPADCSQSQAGEKGGLEELEGLEGPEFWTRELGLQGGFQESPHDGLALVTADDISPSSPSALANGLHLQRRPGHGACRRRQTEAHPTAETHTFAEALRNMQTHIDPDVHAQPFSHTLMDNCGPMDIDTLTGSVGPDLSKTLTPEAIHTTSPQPLSLALGNHPASTNQLAAHVRTAETDIASTFCPVPTGPDPTTDSSPLPLETEKKYALRSSGRPRFPCHLRKSSRLRRSTEDMEKRTGREKGGEEEAVLEEKLWRVKEEEVAVGHKEEHSSVEAVLPTPTCQTDIALALTVPKPAIKAVPKPGPRLGHRPGPKSRSRPAPKSVQKAGPKSVMKQRQAAQSMHHRTTPHLPFSNTSAIPAPLPTAKEEPVAELGVCPTNNRRRGRFVGVRKIVVKVARIPVSLSRRQKSYKISNMETVTGTEKSNDCSVEGSEPVREPTALLRMKNNGKSVMVMFPPGELPVILKRRRGRPPKQPLPGIQVEPPNPGNAAGNGDQPKKPRRRRRTKLPCPYPSYVNDTNDVKTEYGDVLSKLAFLNRQPPATGRCSPPRCWTPSEPESFHVPLENPGISTLLHRLTGFRRPRGGRGGGVGRGGGAAGGIGGGECNKSTFSDFFESIGKKRKLSPLSEHGLPRKRGKGVGGVGRGGGVVGTEPGAEKTVRRRRVRKNGAFKGGVMSVGQDWPNGAGGWGEEGMMDKEKVLGGYQLCGSPRGGFSSCEVGRGSFGGPGGSRGIMPCGEDSQGLFAGYFRSLLDSDDSSDLLDISSSQSDPRKASSTPGYEPSSPATSHSWSPAFPKWSTKGANSGVEGSAHAHCSPARPPYSYANLAQTSPTTSVYPKSTPPSLSHSPSSPHPASYGQYSSGYSCSSPAVPQRSSDCSFAYGSGHSSGKTTPVGQMGYSSYQAAAAKRGFGGYPGASHPSVGRGELIGPTSPGGGYMSVAKSSPFSSSSPEGFKHYNSNQWSYRQGFGAWTDSFGSQYHGYSEYGSNESKDILDISNYTPQKAKRHPFPESLSESSSDSSHLGSAATGSGPNSAGGTYKQNEAVSVSGEGGQSSLSSLEKLMMDWHESASGPTYNWSQNVLFQGGGTSKPSRGRRKRTEVQSEKEGILTLHSDSPSSPSPTPTPGPKRGGVGGRGRGSRGGRGGLSSCQRERPSASKGRGKASSTSGVGLVLSAGGPEGSGLFQEGLDYYSGDSSSLSPLATPNPAPPSSYVQEPCEYPSPYSAHPSTPSSEERYPALFPGESCSSLSPSVSSPPYPPKPTPPPPQAYHLVPSRTFSPSCSPSPRVTPHCGTALSPSQRPPPKDTQFSQYDSPSYCSSPYWYGQTSHSGSPSPHSHSTHTSTAMHAHSNLHTSPHGNTHNNALMSPNSNAHLNPTPHDSHHLNTQSHTNLSSHTNTHPIAHLQSNPLSHSNPLSNNQPQHNTHSSLNAHLSSNPSPGLHPHSAPVLYEERSPPSALTPHKRDMTQHAMTTGHRQGLLPHSPYPKSPLESSPHQEESSGFSLPQQSYQGMGHRYPSQAAQSSGVLCQLLDPANDDSFSVTSL; encoded by the exons ATGAGTGGCCTGTCAGATCACCTGCATTCAGGCCAAACTGGcactccagcggactgcagtcAGAGTCAGGCCGGAGAAAAAGGCGGTTTGGAAGAGCTCGAAGGGCTGGAAGGACCCGAGTTCTGGACCAGGGAGCTCGGGCTCCAGGGGGGGTTCCAGGAGTCCCCTCATGATGGACTGGCACTGGTGACCGCCGACGACATCTccccttcctctccttctgccCTGGCAAACGGCCTCCATCTCCAGAGACGGCCGGGGCACGGCGCCTGCCGGCGGAGGCAGACGGAGGCTCACCCAACCGCTGAGACACATACTTTTGCAGAGGCACTCAGAAACATGCAAACGCACATAGATCCAGATGTGCATGCACAGCCTTTTTCACACACGCTTATGGATAACTGTGGGCCCATGGATATCGACACGCTTACAGGTTCAGTGGGGCCAGACCTCTCCAAAACTCTCACACCAGAGGCCATACACACAACTTCACCCCAGCCCTTGTCCTTGGCACTTGGCAATCATCCTGCCTCCACCAATCAGCTGGCAGCTCATGTCCGAACCGCAGAGACAGACATAGCCTCCACCTTCTGTCCAGTCCCTACTGGTCCAGACCCAACCACGGACTCTTCTCCGCTCCCTttagagacagaaaaaaagtatGCACTCCGCAGCTCTGGACGTCCCCGCTTCCCCTGTCACCTACGCAAATCCTCTCGCCTTCGCCGGAGCACAGAAGACATGGAGAAAAGAACCGGgagggagaaaggaggagaggaggaggcagtaCTGGAAGAGAAGCTCTGGAgggtgaaagaagaagaagtggctGTCGGCCATAAAGAAGAACATTCATCTGTGGAAGCTGTTCTCCCAACACCTACCTGTCAGACAGACATTGCCCTTGCCCTCACTGTACCAAAACCTGCCATTAAAGCTGTTCCTAAGCCTGGGCCCAGGCTGGGGCACAGACCTGGACCTAAATCCAGGTCTAGGCCGGCACCCAAATCTGTTCAAAAAGCAGGGCCAAAAAGTGTCATGAAACAGCGTCAGGCAGCCCAGTCTATGCACCATCGTACTACTCCTCATCTCCCATTCTCCAATACATCTGCCATTCCTGCACCTCTGCCAACCGCGAAGGAGGAGCCTGTTGCGGAGTTGGGGGTATGTCCTACCAATAACCGCAGACGCGGGCGTTTTGTTGGC GTGAGGAAGATTGTTGTCAAAGTGGCGCGCATTCCCGTCAGCCTCAGCCGCAGACAGAAGAGCTACAAAATTTCTAATATGGAGACAGTTACAGGCACAGAAAAAAGTAATGACTGCAGTGTGGAGGGCTCGGAGCCCGTGCGAGAGCCAACTGCACTTCTCCGCATGAAGAACAATGGAAAAAGCGTTATGGTGATGTTCCCTCCTGGAGAGCTCCCTGTAATTTTGAAGCGCAGACGGGGGCGACCACCTAAACAGCCTCTCCCAGGAATACAGGTGGAGCCTCCAAATCCCGGGAACGCTGCTGGTAATGGAGACCAGCCTAAGAAGCCTCGCAGGCGCCGTCGGACTAAACTCCCTTGTCCTTATCCGTCTTATGTTAATGACACGAATGATGTGAAGACAGAATATGGAGACGTTCTCTCCAAGTTGGCCTTTTTAAACCGTCAGCCCCCGGCCACCGGACGCTGCTCCCCGCCTCGCTGCTGGACGCCGAGCGAGCCAGAAAGCTTTCACGTCCCCTTGGAAAACCCTGGAATATCCACCCTGCTCCACAGACTCACCGGGTTCAGACGTCCccggggagggagaggagggggggtaggaagaggtggaggagcagcaggagggatcGGCGGTGGTGAGTGCAATAAGAGCACCTTCAGTGACTTCTTTGAATCCattggaaaaaagagaaaactgagcCCCCTGTCTGAGCATGGATTACCTCGGAAAAGGGGGAAGGGAGTGGGTGGGGTGGGAAGGGGAGGAGGCGTGGTGGGAACAGAGCCCGGGGCGGAGAAAACAGTCAGGCGGAGACGTGTGAGAAAAAACGGTGCATTCAAAGGAGGCGTGATGTCTGTAGGACAGGACTGGCCCAACGGGGCAGGTGGCTGGGGTGAGGAGGGCATGATGGACAAGGAGAAGGTTTTAGGGGGTTATCAGCTCTGTGGATCTCCAAGGGGGGGCTTCTCCTCATGCGAGGTTGGAAGAGGTTCCTTCGGTGGTCCGGGAGGAAGCAGAGGTATTATGCCATGTGGGGAAGACTCACAGGGCCTCTTCGCTGGTTATTTTCGATCGCTGCTCGACTCTGACGACTCCTCAGACCTGCTGgacatctcctcctcacagtCAGACCCCCGCAAAGCCTCTTCCACCCCAGGTTATGAGCCATCCAGCCCAGCTACTAGCCACAGCTGGTCTCCCGCATTCCCTAAATGGAGCACTAAGGGTGCAAATTCTGGGGTGGAAGGTTCAGCCCATGCACACTGCTCTCCAGCCCGGCCTCCATATAGCTATGCCAACCTGGCCCAAACCTCCCCCACCACCTCTGTCTATCCTAAATCcacccctccatctctctcgcATTCTCCCAGCTCCCCACACCCTGCCTCTTACGGTCAGTACTCCTCTGGCtactcctgctcctctcctgcgGTGCCACAGAGGTCGTCAGACTGCAGCTTTGCATACGGGTCTGGTCACAGCAGTGGCAAGACCACCCCTGTTGGTCAAATGGGGTATTCCAgctatcaagcagcagcagcaaaacgAGGCTTTGGTGGATATCCTGGAGCAAGTCATCCGTCTGTGGGGAGGGGCGAGTTAATAGGACCCACCTCACCTGGAGGGGGTTACATGTCTGTGGCCAAAAGTAgccccttcagctcctcctccccagAAGGCTTCAAACACTACAACTCCAATCAGTGGAGCTACAG ACAAGGGTTTGGTGCCTGGACTGACAGCTTTGGGAGTCAGTATCATGGCTACAGTGAATACGGCTCAAATGAGTCCAAAGACATCTTGGATATTTCAAACTATACCCCCCAGAAGGCTAAGCGGCACCCATTTCCTGAAAGTCTATCAGaatcctcctctgactcctcaCATCTTGGCTCAGCAGCGACTGGTAGTGGCCCGAACTCGGCAGGTGGCACATACAAGCAGAATGAGGCTGTTTCCGTGAGTGGAGAGGGAGGGCAATCAAGTCTGTCGAGTCTGGAGAAGCTGATGATGGATTGGCATGAGAGTGCCTCGGGGCCTACATATAATTGGAGCCAGAACGTCCTCTTCCAGGGAGGGGGAACCAGCAAACCCAGCCGTGGTCGCAGAAAACGGACTGAAGTACAATCAGAAAAAGAAGGGATTTTGACTTTACATTCTGATTCCCCATCCAGTCCTTCCCCGACACCGACTCCTGGACCTAAAAGGGGAGGGGTTGGAGGACGGGGCAGAGGGTCCCGCGGAGGCCGGGGAGGTCTGTCTTCTTGTCAGAGGGAGCGACCGTCAGCATCCAAAGGCAGGGGCAAGGCATCCTCCACATCAGGAGTAGGACTCGTCCTGTCTGCTGGAGGTCCGGAGGGCTCTGGTCTGTTCCAGGAGGGGCTGGATTATTACAGTGGAGACAGTAGCAGCCTCTCTCCCCTGGCCACTCCTAATCCCGCACCGCCATCCAGCTATGTCCAGGAACCCTGTGAGTACCCCTCCCCTTATTCCGCCCACCCCTCCACACCTTCGTCTGAGGAGCGATATCCAGCTTTATTTCCTGGAGAGTCCTGCTCTTCCCTCTCACCCAGTGTTTCATCCCCCCCTTACCCTCCTAAACcaacccctcctccaccccaggCTTACCACCTTGTCCCGTCCAGGACCTTCTCCCCTTCCTGCTCCCCTTCGCCACGGGTCACGCCCCACTGCGGCACGGCATTGAGTCCTTCACAGCGACCTCCTCCGAAAGACACCCAGTTTTCACAGTACGATTCCCCTAGCTACTGCAGCTCCCCTTACTGGTACGGACAGACGTCGCACAGCGGCAGCCCCAGCCCGCACTCTCACAGCACGCACACCAGTACAGCCATGCACGCGCACAGCAACCTGCACACAAGTCCGCATGGGAATACTCACAACAATGCACTCATGAGCCCGAATTCAAACGCGCACTTGAACCCGACTCCCCACGACTCGCATCATCTCAACACGCAATCTCACACAAACCTGagctcacacaccaacacacatccAATCGCACACCTGCAAAGCAACCCCCTGTCCCACTCAAACCCCCTCAGCAACAATCAGccccaacacaacacacactccagtctgAACGCTCACCTCTCCTCCAACCCCAGCCCCGGCCTCCACCCCCACTCAGCACCTGTGCTTTATGAGGAGCGCAGCCCTCCTTCGGCCCTGACCCCCCACAAGCGGGATATGACCCAACACGCCATGACTACAGGCCATCGCCAGGGCCTCTTGCCTCACTCCCCATACCCCAAATCTCCCCTGGAGTCCTCGCCCCATCAGGAGGAAAGTAGCGGCTTCTCCCTGCCCCAACAATCCTACCAAGGCATGGGACACCGCTACCCCTCCCAGGCGGCTCAGAGTAGTGGGGTGCTGTGCCAGCTCCTGGATCCAGCCAATGATGACAGCTTCAGCGTCACCAGCCTGTAA
- the ahdc1 gene encoding AT-hook DNA-binding motif-containing protein 1 isoform X2, which produces MSGLSDHLHSGQTGTPADCSQSQAGEKGGLEELEGLEGPEFWTRELGLQGGFQESPHDGLALVTADDISPSSPSALANGLHLQRRPGHGACRRRQTEAHPTAETHTFAEALRNMQTHIDPDVHAQPFSHTLMDNCGPMDIDTLTGSVGPDLSKTLTPEAIHTTSPQPLSLALGNHPASTNQLAAHVRTAETDIASTFCPVPTGPDPTTDSSPLPLETEKKYALRSSGRPRFPCHLRKSSRLRRSTEDMEKRTGREKGGEEEAVLEEKLWRVKEEEVAVGHKEEHSSVEAVLPTPTCQTDIALALTVPKPAIKAVPKPGPRLGHRPGPKSRSRPAPKSVQKAGPKSVMKQRQAAQSMHHRTTPHLPFSNTSAIPAPLPTAKEEPVAELGVRKIVVKVARIPVSLSRRQKSYKISNMETVTGTEKSNDCSVEGSEPVREPTALLRMKNNGKSVMVMFPPGELPVILKRRRGRPPKQPLPGIQVEPPNPGNAAGNGDQPKKPRRRRRTKLPCPYPSYVNDTNDVKTEYGDVLSKLAFLNRQPPATGRCSPPRCWTPSEPESFHVPLENPGISTLLHRLTGFRRPRGGRGGGVGRGGGAAGGIGGGECNKSTFSDFFESIGKKRKLSPLSEHGLPRKRGKGVGGVGRGGGVVGTEPGAEKTVRRRRVRKNGAFKGGVMSVGQDWPNGAGGWGEEGMMDKEKVLGGYQLCGSPRGGFSSCEVGRGSFGGPGGSRGIMPCGEDSQGLFAGYFRSLLDSDDSSDLLDISSSQSDPRKASSTPGYEPSSPATSHSWSPAFPKWSTKGANSGVEGSAHAHCSPARPPYSYANLAQTSPTTSVYPKSTPPSLSHSPSSPHPASYGQYSSGYSCSSPAVPQRSSDCSFAYGSGHSSGKTTPVGQMGYSSYQAAAAKRGFGGYPGASHPSVGRGELIGPTSPGGGYMSVAKSSPFSSSSPEGFKHYNSNQWSYRQGFGAWTDSFGSQYHGYSEYGSNESKDILDISNYTPQKAKRHPFPESLSESSSDSSHLGSAATGSGPNSAGGTYKQNEAVSVSGEGGQSSLSSLEKLMMDWHESASGPTYNWSQNVLFQGGGTSKPSRGRRKRTEVQSEKEGILTLHSDSPSSPSPTPTPGPKRGGVGGRGRGSRGGRGGLSSCQRERPSASKGRGKASSTSGVGLVLSAGGPEGSGLFQEGLDYYSGDSSSLSPLATPNPAPPSSYVQEPCEYPSPYSAHPSTPSSEERYPALFPGESCSSLSPSVSSPPYPPKPTPPPPQAYHLVPSRTFSPSCSPSPRVTPHCGTALSPSQRPPPKDTQFSQYDSPSYCSSPYWYGQTSHSGSPSPHSHSTHTSTAMHAHSNLHTSPHGNTHNNALMSPNSNAHLNPTPHDSHHLNTQSHTNLSSHTNTHPIAHLQSNPLSHSNPLSNNQPQHNTHSSLNAHLSSNPSPGLHPHSAPVLYEERSPPSALTPHKRDMTQHAMTTGHRQGLLPHSPYPKSPLESSPHQEESSGFSLPQQSYQGMGHRYPSQAAQSSGVLCQLLDPANDDSFSVTSL; this is translated from the exons ATGAGTGGCCTGTCAGATCACCTGCATTCAGGCCAAACTGGcactccagcggactgcagtcAGAGTCAGGCCGGAGAAAAAGGCGGTTTGGAAGAGCTCGAAGGGCTGGAAGGACCCGAGTTCTGGACCAGGGAGCTCGGGCTCCAGGGGGGGTTCCAGGAGTCCCCTCATGATGGACTGGCACTGGTGACCGCCGACGACATCTccccttcctctccttctgccCTGGCAAACGGCCTCCATCTCCAGAGACGGCCGGGGCACGGCGCCTGCCGGCGGAGGCAGACGGAGGCTCACCCAACCGCTGAGACACATACTTTTGCAGAGGCACTCAGAAACATGCAAACGCACATAGATCCAGATGTGCATGCACAGCCTTTTTCACACACGCTTATGGATAACTGTGGGCCCATGGATATCGACACGCTTACAGGTTCAGTGGGGCCAGACCTCTCCAAAACTCTCACACCAGAGGCCATACACACAACTTCACCCCAGCCCTTGTCCTTGGCACTTGGCAATCATCCTGCCTCCACCAATCAGCTGGCAGCTCATGTCCGAACCGCAGAGACAGACATAGCCTCCACCTTCTGTCCAGTCCCTACTGGTCCAGACCCAACCACGGACTCTTCTCCGCTCCCTttagagacagaaaaaaagtatGCACTCCGCAGCTCTGGACGTCCCCGCTTCCCCTGTCACCTACGCAAATCCTCTCGCCTTCGCCGGAGCACAGAAGACATGGAGAAAAGAACCGGgagggagaaaggaggagaggaggaggcagtaCTGGAAGAGAAGCTCTGGAgggtgaaagaagaagaagtggctGTCGGCCATAAAGAAGAACATTCATCTGTGGAAGCTGTTCTCCCAACACCTACCTGTCAGACAGACATTGCCCTTGCCCTCACTGTACCAAAACCTGCCATTAAAGCTGTTCCTAAGCCTGGGCCCAGGCTGGGGCACAGACCTGGACCTAAATCCAGGTCTAGGCCGGCACCCAAATCTGTTCAAAAAGCAGGGCCAAAAAGTGTCATGAAACAGCGTCAGGCAGCCCAGTCTATGCACCATCGTACTACTCCTCATCTCCCATTCTCCAATACATCTGCCATTCCTGCACCTCTGCCAACCGCGAAGGAGGAGCCTGTTGCGGAGTTGGGG GTGAGGAAGATTGTTGTCAAAGTGGCGCGCATTCCCGTCAGCCTCAGCCGCAGACAGAAGAGCTACAAAATTTCTAATATGGAGACAGTTACAGGCACAGAAAAAAGTAATGACTGCAGTGTGGAGGGCTCGGAGCCCGTGCGAGAGCCAACTGCACTTCTCCGCATGAAGAACAATGGAAAAAGCGTTATGGTGATGTTCCCTCCTGGAGAGCTCCCTGTAATTTTGAAGCGCAGACGGGGGCGACCACCTAAACAGCCTCTCCCAGGAATACAGGTGGAGCCTCCAAATCCCGGGAACGCTGCTGGTAATGGAGACCAGCCTAAGAAGCCTCGCAGGCGCCGTCGGACTAAACTCCCTTGTCCTTATCCGTCTTATGTTAATGACACGAATGATGTGAAGACAGAATATGGAGACGTTCTCTCCAAGTTGGCCTTTTTAAACCGTCAGCCCCCGGCCACCGGACGCTGCTCCCCGCCTCGCTGCTGGACGCCGAGCGAGCCAGAAAGCTTTCACGTCCCCTTGGAAAACCCTGGAATATCCACCCTGCTCCACAGACTCACCGGGTTCAGACGTCCccggggagggagaggagggggggtaggaagaggtggaggagcagcaggagggatcGGCGGTGGTGAGTGCAATAAGAGCACCTTCAGTGACTTCTTTGAATCCattggaaaaaagagaaaactgagcCCCCTGTCTGAGCATGGATTACCTCGGAAAAGGGGGAAGGGAGTGGGTGGGGTGGGAAGGGGAGGAGGCGTGGTGGGAACAGAGCCCGGGGCGGAGAAAACAGTCAGGCGGAGACGTGTGAGAAAAAACGGTGCATTCAAAGGAGGCGTGATGTCTGTAGGACAGGACTGGCCCAACGGGGCAGGTGGCTGGGGTGAGGAGGGCATGATGGACAAGGAGAAGGTTTTAGGGGGTTATCAGCTCTGTGGATCTCCAAGGGGGGGCTTCTCCTCATGCGAGGTTGGAAGAGGTTCCTTCGGTGGTCCGGGAGGAAGCAGAGGTATTATGCCATGTGGGGAAGACTCACAGGGCCTCTTCGCTGGTTATTTTCGATCGCTGCTCGACTCTGACGACTCCTCAGACCTGCTGgacatctcctcctcacagtCAGACCCCCGCAAAGCCTCTTCCACCCCAGGTTATGAGCCATCCAGCCCAGCTACTAGCCACAGCTGGTCTCCCGCATTCCCTAAATGGAGCACTAAGGGTGCAAATTCTGGGGTGGAAGGTTCAGCCCATGCACACTGCTCTCCAGCCCGGCCTCCATATAGCTATGCCAACCTGGCCCAAACCTCCCCCACCACCTCTGTCTATCCTAAATCcacccctccatctctctcgcATTCTCCCAGCTCCCCACACCCTGCCTCTTACGGTCAGTACTCCTCTGGCtactcctgctcctctcctgcgGTGCCACAGAGGTCGTCAGACTGCAGCTTTGCATACGGGTCTGGTCACAGCAGTGGCAAGACCACCCCTGTTGGTCAAATGGGGTATTCCAgctatcaagcagcagcagcaaaacgAGGCTTTGGTGGATATCCTGGAGCAAGTCATCCGTCTGTGGGGAGGGGCGAGTTAATAGGACCCACCTCACCTGGAGGGGGTTACATGTCTGTGGCCAAAAGTAgccccttcagctcctcctccccagAAGGCTTCAAACACTACAACTCCAATCAGTGGAGCTACAG ACAAGGGTTTGGTGCCTGGACTGACAGCTTTGGGAGTCAGTATCATGGCTACAGTGAATACGGCTCAAATGAGTCCAAAGACATCTTGGATATTTCAAACTATACCCCCCAGAAGGCTAAGCGGCACCCATTTCCTGAAAGTCTATCAGaatcctcctctgactcctcaCATCTTGGCTCAGCAGCGACTGGTAGTGGCCCGAACTCGGCAGGTGGCACATACAAGCAGAATGAGGCTGTTTCCGTGAGTGGAGAGGGAGGGCAATCAAGTCTGTCGAGTCTGGAGAAGCTGATGATGGATTGGCATGAGAGTGCCTCGGGGCCTACATATAATTGGAGCCAGAACGTCCTCTTCCAGGGAGGGGGAACCAGCAAACCCAGCCGTGGTCGCAGAAAACGGACTGAAGTACAATCAGAAAAAGAAGGGATTTTGACTTTACATTCTGATTCCCCATCCAGTCCTTCCCCGACACCGACTCCTGGACCTAAAAGGGGAGGGGTTGGAGGACGGGGCAGAGGGTCCCGCGGAGGCCGGGGAGGTCTGTCTTCTTGTCAGAGGGAGCGACCGTCAGCATCCAAAGGCAGGGGCAAGGCATCCTCCACATCAGGAGTAGGACTCGTCCTGTCTGCTGGAGGTCCGGAGGGCTCTGGTCTGTTCCAGGAGGGGCTGGATTATTACAGTGGAGACAGTAGCAGCCTCTCTCCCCTGGCCACTCCTAATCCCGCACCGCCATCCAGCTATGTCCAGGAACCCTGTGAGTACCCCTCCCCTTATTCCGCCCACCCCTCCACACCTTCGTCTGAGGAGCGATATCCAGCTTTATTTCCTGGAGAGTCCTGCTCTTCCCTCTCACCCAGTGTTTCATCCCCCCCTTACCCTCCTAAACcaacccctcctccaccccaggCTTACCACCTTGTCCCGTCCAGGACCTTCTCCCCTTCCTGCTCCCCTTCGCCACGGGTCACGCCCCACTGCGGCACGGCATTGAGTCCTTCACAGCGACCTCCTCCGAAAGACACCCAGTTTTCACAGTACGATTCCCCTAGCTACTGCAGCTCCCCTTACTGGTACGGACAGACGTCGCACAGCGGCAGCCCCAGCCCGCACTCTCACAGCACGCACACCAGTACAGCCATGCACGCGCACAGCAACCTGCACACAAGTCCGCATGGGAATACTCACAACAATGCACTCATGAGCCCGAATTCAAACGCGCACTTGAACCCGACTCCCCACGACTCGCATCATCTCAACACGCAATCTCACACAAACCTGagctcacacaccaacacacatccAATCGCACACCTGCAAAGCAACCCCCTGTCCCACTCAAACCCCCTCAGCAACAATCAGccccaacacaacacacactccagtctgAACGCTCACCTCTCCTCCAACCCCAGCCCCGGCCTCCACCCCCACTCAGCACCTGTGCTTTATGAGGAGCGCAGCCCTCCTTCGGCCCTGACCCCCCACAAGCGGGATATGACCCAACACGCCATGACTACAGGCCATCGCCAGGGCCTCTTGCCTCACTCCCCATACCCCAAATCTCCCCTGGAGTCCTCGCCCCATCAGGAGGAAAGTAGCGGCTTCTCCCTGCCCCAACAATCCTACCAAGGCATGGGACACCGCTACCCCTCCCAGGCGGCTCAGAGTAGTGGGGTGCTGTGCCAGCTCCTGGATCCAGCCAATGATGACAGCTTCAGCGTCACCAGCCTGTAA